GCAGCTGTAACAGCCATAAAAATGGTAGCCTTGCAGCAATCCTTTAAGTAAACCGCCTTACTACATCCTTCAAACCTTTTACCCAATAATTAGCAGTTGTACCCCCAACACGAGCTATATTGAACATTATCTCAATTTTTTAACATTGAGATAATGTTTAACAGTTTGTATATTTTTTCAAATATATCCTTACAAAAACTGAAACCCAGACATTAAAAACTCCGTACTGCACTGTAAACTAAGAATTAACAGAATCAGTATTTTGATTGCAACAGCCTTTTTTCATAAGCGCAGTATCGCCACCATTCCGCAGCTTAACAAACTAATAGATTAAAAGTATGACTGATAAATTATTTATATATCTATTTATATAGATATTTATATTTAATAGCATATATTTGCAGTGAAAAAGAATCAAAAACGATTAATAATATGTCAACACAAAAATTCAATTACGTATTTTTATTGCTGCTAATCACACCGGCAATTTTAATGGCCCAACCAAGACCATTGAGTTTAAGTGAAGCTTTAACCCTGGCTGACGAAAACAACCTAAATGTAAAAAGTGCAGAAGCCCGCATTGAGGCAGCACGTGCCCAATACCGCATGACCAATTCAGTGTTCCTCCCTGGACTTGAAGCCAGTCATACCGGTGTTTCTACAAACGATCCTTTATCTGCCTTTGGTTTTAAACTAAAGCAGGAAATTGTGCAAGAATCAGATTTTAATCCTGATTTGCTAAATGATCCGGGAACGATGGAGAATTTCCAAACCAAATTGGAACTGCAACAACCGCTGCTTAATCTCGATGGAATTTATGCCAGAAAGGCTGCAAAAAATCAGTTGGATGCTCTATCATTTCAAAGTAACCGTGTTAAATTAAACATTCGGTACGAGGTAAAAAAAGCGTATTTCATGCTGGAGCTGGCAGAGTCGTCGGTTAAGGTATTGGAAAAATCTGTAGCAGTTGCCAACGAAGCACTGCGCCTAACAAAAGACAATGCCGAGCAGGGATTTGCCAAAGAGGCAGATGTACTTGAAGCATCCGTTAGGCTTGAAGAACGTAAAAATCAACTACTGGAAGCAAAAAACCAGCAACAAACGG
Above is a genomic segment from uncultured Draconibacterium sp. containing:
- a CDS encoding TolC family protein — protein: MSTQKFNYVFLLLLITPAILMAQPRPLSLSEALTLADENNLNVKSAEARIEAARAQYRMTNSVFLPGLEASHTGVSTNDPLSAFGFKLKQEIVQESDFNPDLLNDPGTMENFQTKLELQQPLLNLDGIYARKAAKNQLDALSFQSNRVKLNIRYEVKKAYFMLELAESSVKVLEKSVAVANEALRLTKDNAEQGFAKEADVLEASVRLEERKNQLLEAKNQQQTANDFLAHLLGLEFSEQIETTDSLIQPPMQVIIDQNTVNLESRSDMMAYQKQIEAGENMVKSNKMKFIPRLNAFGAVEWNDDNLFGTSANNYMVGASLSWSLFNGYKNTGAIQHASAQLDEARYNYEDYLSKSQVEINRATRKMTLNYNRIQSSKLAKEQANESLRIRTNRFKQGLEKTADLLMAEALTSQKELEYIQSIYNYKQAIFQMELLIEQDINE